One genomic region from Panthera tigris isolate Pti1 chromosome D1, P.tigris_Pti1_mat1.1, whole genome shotgun sequence encodes:
- the LOC102953009 gene encoding olfactory receptor 56A3-like produces the protein MTAHQNGTISVQVSDFLLNCFARFPSWKLWLSLPLSLLFLLAIGANSVLLITIWLEASLHEPMYYLLSFLSLLDIVLCLTVIPKVLAIFWFDLKSISFYACFLQMYIMNCFLGMESCTFMVMAYDRYVAICHPLRYPSIITDHFVAKAAIFTLARNAVLTIFIPILSARLHYCRKNIIDNCICANLSVSKLSCDNIALNRIFQLIMAWTLLGSDLTLIIFSYAFILRAVLRLKTKGAAAKALSTCGSHFILILFFSTILLVFVFTHIAKKKISPDIPVLLNVLHHVIPAALNPIVYGVRTQEIKEGIRKLLKRARENRK, from the coding sequence atgACAGCACATCAAAATGGCACCATCTCCGTTCAGGTTTCAGACTTCCTCCTGAATTGTTTTGCCAGGTTCCCCAGCTGGAAGCTCTGGTTGTCCCTGCCACTCAGCCTCCTCTTTCTCCTGGCCATCGGAGCCAATAGTGTTCTCCTGATCACCATCTGGCTGGAAGCCTCTCTGCATGAACCCATGTATTACCTGCTCAGTTTCCTGTCACTATTGGATATCGTGCTCTGCCTCACTGTCATCCCCAAGGTCCTGGCCATCTTCTGGTTTGACCTCAAGTCCATCAGCTTCTATGCCTGCTTCCTCCAGATGTACATCATGAATTGCTTCCTTGGCATGGAGTCCTGCACATTCATggtcatggcctatgaccgctatgtaGCCATCTGCCACCCACTGAGGTACCCATCCATCATCACTGACCATTTCGTAGCCAAAGCTGCCATTTTTACTTTGGCCAGAAATGCAGTTCTTACTATATTCATTCCCATCCTCTCTGCCCGGCTCCATTATtgcagaaaaaatataattgataattGTATCTGTGCTAATCTCTCTGTGTCCAAGCTCTCCTGTGATAATATTGCCCTTAACAGAATTTTCCAGTTAATCATGGCCTGGACTCTTCTGGGCTCTGACCTGACCCTCATCATCTTCTCCTATGCCTTCATCCTACGAGCCGTTCTTAGACTTAAGACAAAAGGGGCAGCTGCCAAAGCTCTGAGCACTTGTGGCTCTCACTTCATCCTCATCCTCTTCTTCAGCACCATcctgctggtttttgtttttacccacattgccaagaaaaaaatttcccctgATATCCCTGTCTTACTTAATGTGTTACACCATGTAATTCCTGCAGCTCTCAACCCCATTGTCTATGGGGTACGAACTCAGGAGATTAAAGAGGGGATTAGGAAATTACtgaagagggcaagagagaacaGAAAGTAA